The following are encoded together in the Lathyrus oleraceus cultivar Zhongwan6 chromosome 3, CAAS_Psat_ZW6_1.0, whole genome shotgun sequence genome:
- the LOC127130467 gene encoding probable galactinol--sucrose galactosyltransferase 2, translating to MSFEKLGLQGSMLFKYVLGSIFVRCNSNFRLTDSLVKYKIEVFHQIDDGWQQIESKPKDADSVVQEGAQFATRLTGIKENTKFQKNGGGNGLEHVVDQTKQLHNMKYVYVWHALAGYWGGVKPTAIGMEHFNTVVAYPIHSPGVLGNQPDAVMDSLTVHGLGLVHPKKVFDFYNELHAYLASCGVDGVKVDVQNIIETLGSGHGGRVSITRSYHQALEASIARNFCDNGCISCMCHNTDGLYSAKQTAVVRASDDFYPHDPASHTIHVSSVTYNSIFLGEFMQPDWDMFHSLHPAAEYHAAARAISGGPIYVSDKPGRHNFDLLKKLVLPDGSVLRAQLPARPTVDSLFVDPARDGKSLLKIWNLNKCCGVVGVFNCQGAGWCKIEKKNRIHCETPETLTGSVCTSDVDLIAQVAGADWNGDAVVFSYRSGNIALLPKGASMPVTLKVLEYELFHFYPIKEIAQGIWFAPIGLLDMFNTGGAVEQFEIHQKGVAASVSLKVRGSGRFGVYCSQRPVKCVVGDNENEFKYESETGLTTF from the exons ATGAGCTTTGAGAAGCTGGGATTGCAGGGTAGCATGTTATTTAAGTATGTCCTTGGATCCATTTTTGTAAGATGTAATAGTAATTTTAGACTCACAGATTCACTGGTCAAATATAAAATAGAAGT ATTTCATCAAATCGATGATGGTTGGCAACAGATTGAGAGTAAACCAAAAGATGCCGATTCTGTTGTACAAGAAGGAGCACA GTTTGCGACACGGTTGACTGGTATTAAAGAAAACACTAAGTTTCAAAAGAATGGTGGGGGGAATGGCTTGGAGCATGTTGTAGATCAAACAAAGCAACTACACAATATGAA GTATGTATATGTTTGGCATGCTCTAGCTGGTTATTGGGGTGGAGTGAAGCCAACAGCAATTGGAATGGAGCACTTCAACACTGTTGTAGCATACCCCATACACTCCCCGGGCGTTCTAGGAAATCAACCAGACGCCGTCATGGACAGCTTGACTGTCCATGGGTTAGGTCTGGTTCATCCGAAAAAGGTCTTTGATTTCTACAATGAGCTCCATGCTTACTTAGCTTCGTGCGGAGTAGATGGAGTGAAAGTTGATGTGCAAAACATTATCGAGACCCTTGGTTCAGGACATGGCGGAAGAGTCTCAATCACACGTAGCTATCATCAAGCTCTCGAGGCTTCTATTGCTCGAAATTTTTGCGACAACGGATGCATTTCTTGCATGTGTCACAATACTGATGGCCTCTATAGTGCCAAGCAGACTGCTGTTGTGAGAGCCTCTGATGACTTTTACCCACATGATCCTGCTTCTCATACCATTCATGTTTCATCGGTTACGTATAACTCAATTTTCCTTGGAGAGTTCATGCAACCTGACTGGGACATGTTTCAT AGTTTACACCCGGCAGCCGAGTATCATGCTGCAGCTCGTGCGATCAGTGGAGGCCCAATTTATGTCAG TGATAAACCAGGAAGGCATAATTTTGATCTTCTAAAGAAATTGGTTCTTCCTGATGGCTCGGTTCTCCGTGCTCAGTTACCCGCCCGACCCACTGTTGACTCTCTCTTTGTTGATCCAGCAAGAGATGGGAAAAG CTTGCTCAAGATATGGAATTTGAACAAATGTTGTGGAGTTGTTGGTGTATTTAATTGTCAAGGTGCCGGGTGGTGCAAGATAGAGAAGAAAAACCGTATTCATTGCGAAACCCCTGAGACACTTACTGGCTCTGTCTGTACCTCTGATGTTGATCTTATTGCTCAAGTAGCTGGTGCTGATTGGAATGGAGATGCTGTTGTCTTTTCTTATAGATCAG GCAACATAGCTCTTTTACCAAAGGGTGCTTCAATGCCAGTGACATTAAAAGTTCTAGAATACGAGCTTTTCCATTTCTATCCAATCAAG GAAATCGCGCAAGGTATTTGGTTTGCACCAATAGGGCTATTGGATATGTTCAACACTGGAGGAGCTGTGGAACAGTTTGAAATCCATCAAAAAGGAGTAGCTGCATCAGTTAGCCTAAAAGTGAGAGGAAGTGGAAGATTTGGGGTTTACTGTTCCCAGAGGCCAGTGAAGTGTGTGGTGGGTGATAATGAAAATGAGTTCAAGTATGAGTCAGAGACTGGGTTGACAACTTTCTAA
- the LOC127130466 gene encoding sm-like protein LSM8, whose translation MITFTKAFIILAETISVITNDGRNIVGVLKGFDQATNIILDESHERVYSTKEGVQQLVLGLYIIRGDNISVVGELDEDLDSNLDLSKLRAHPLKPVIH comes from the exons ATGATTACTTTCACTAAAGCTTTTATTATTTTGGCAGAGACAATATCAGTCATTACAAATGACGGACGCAATATAGTG GGTGTCCTAAAAGGCTTTGACCAGGCAACAAATATAATTCTTGACGAGTCACATGAACGAGTTTATTCTACCAAG GAAGGTGTCCAGCAGCTTGTTCTAGGTTTATACATCATTAGGGGTGACAACAT AAGTGTTGTTGGTGAACTGGATGAGGATCTAGATTCCAATTTAGATTTGTCCAAGCTTAGAGCTCATCCCTTAAAACCTGTCATCCACTGA